The stretch of DNA CTCAGCAGAAGATTTTTGAGTTCTGCCTTTTTAGTTTCGTAATCCTTATCGTTCAATTTTTCCGCTTCTTTGAATTTTATTATCACAAAATTTCCGTCCACATTAAAGACATCATCCGGATAGGGATTATTCTCCGAGATCTGGAAAAGAGACTCTTGAAGCTTTTCTGAAAAGCCGATCTTGGGTATGTTGGGATTCGGAATAAAGAACCCTGTGTCTGATATTTTAAGCAGTTTCTCCCGGGAGAGCCTGCTGATGTCTTCTCTGTTTTTCAGACGGCGGAGAATCTCTTCAGCTTCTTGTCTGCATAATCTTTCAGATTCTCTTTCGAGATAATCTTTTTTAACAACCTTTCCGGCTTCCGAAAGGGCAGGTATGTGAGAGGGGTTCCTGGAAACGAACTTTATAACGTAAAATCCTTTCGAAGATGACAGGACAGAACTTATTTCTCCTTCTTGTAAGCCGAATATATATTTATTAACATCTTTGATCTGGACGAGTTCCGGAGGCGGATTGTTCCCGGTAAAAAACCCTGTCTTGCTTATCTTCAAGCCATTCTTGGTTGCATAGTCCTCAAAACTTTCTTCCTGGTAGATTATGTCGTGTGCCTTTTTGGCCTCACTCCACGCGGCAGCCATCCCCTTCATTGACCTTATTTCGGCAATTATTTTATCTTTTACCTCATGAAGGGGGAGGGACTCCCCGCTCGATTTTGCAAATTTGGTTTTGTTAAGATCATAAAAGTCTTTAACCTCTTCATCTTTTGCCTCAATTGTATTTGCAAAATCCCCTCCGAAAAATGCAATGTATTTAACCTGTACCTTTTCCGGAACGCGAAAGTCTTCACGATGTTTTTCAAAGTGTCTTTTTAGATCAGAGTCAGTTAGTTTTACTCTTTTTTTGAAGCCATTGATAGCAATCTTGATAAATTCCAGGTTTATCTTTTCATTTTGAATCCTGTAGATGTCATGTACTTCCTTTTCAGAGACCTTAACAGATTCCTTAATGAGTTTATCCAATTTTGCGATCTTGAATGCCATCTTCTGCGAGATTTCAAAGTTCTCAGGACTCATCCTGTAATGGCGAAGTATCTGCTGGTATTTATTATTGTCAAAAATGCCGTTGTTCTGGAAGGCCGGGTATGAAAGTATGAAAGCTCTGACCTCATCATCGCTCACACTCAGTTTTAGTTCGTCGGCTTTCCGTACAGCAACGGCACGGTCGATCAGGTTGTTGAGCGCCTGTTGCTTCAGGTTCAATTTTTCCAGAATATCCTCTGTTAAACTATTTCCCAAACGCTGTCGGTAAAGGTTAATGAGGTTTTGGTGCTCGTTCCGAAAGTCGGTATAAGAAATAATCTTGTCGTCTATTATGGCAACAGATTCTGCCTGCTCCCTCCCCCTGATGGAACCGAAGTAAAATATAAAAACAATTATTATAATGCCTAATAGTAGCTTCATTAGCCAGTTTCTGGC from Syntrophales bacterium encodes:
- a CDS encoding SurA N-terminal domain-containing protein translates to MKQLQETKKRKHSMLRSMRKHARNWLMKLLLGIIIIVFIFYFGSIRGREQAESVAIIDDKIISYTDFRNEHQNLINLYRQRLGNSLTEDILEKLNLKQQALNNLIDRAVAVRKADELKLSVSDDEVRAFILSYPAFQNNGIFDNNKYQQILRHYRMSPENFEISQKMAFKIAKLDKLIKESVKVSEKEVHDIYRIQNEKINLEFIKIAINGFKKRVKLTDSDLKRHFEKHREDFRVPEKVQVKYIAFFGGDFANTIEAKDEEVKDFYDLNKTKFAKSSGESLPLHEVKDKIIAEIRSMKGMAAAWSEAKKAHDIIYQEESFEDYATKNGLKISKTGFFTGNNPPPELVQIKDVNKYIFGLQEGEISSVLSSSKGFYVIKFVSRNPSHIPALSEAGKVVKKDYLERESERLCRQEAEEILRRLKNREDISRLSREKLLKISDTGFFIPNPNIPKIGFSEKLQESLFQISENNPYPDDVFNVDGNFVIIKFKEAEKLNDKDYETKKAELKNLLLRIKEQECFQSWIEETKTSMMKRGEIKITKDISEL